Proteins encoded in a region of the Halobacteriovoraceae bacterium genome:
- a CDS encoding biopolymer transporter ExbD codes for MKTRKKRNQVEKLNLIPIMDAVFIFIFFLLMSAQFVDIFELESAAPVVSEVEENDLKDQKPPLNLVVEISKQEILVKTGLDGDIQKSIPFDGKAYDLDLLNRTLIELKVKNIDEKTAIFRPQQNISYKTIIQVMDAVRKVDQSHPPLTGQSVNGVVKTTRKLFDNITFETIM; via the coding sequence ATGAAAACAAGAAAGAAAAGAAATCAAGTAGAAAAACTAAATTTAATTCCAATTATGGATGCAGTATTTATATTTATTTTCTTTCTTTTAATGTCTGCTCAGTTTGTAGATATTTTTGAACTTGAAAGTGCTGCTCCAGTAGTTAGTGAGGTAGAAGAAAATGATCTTAAGGATCAAAAACCACCATTAAATTTAGTCGTTGAAATATCAAAACAAGAAATTCTAGTCAAAACAGGACTAGATGGAGATATACAAAAAAGTATTCCCTTTGATGGTAAGGCCTATGATTTGGATTTACTCAATAGAACACTCATAGAGTTAAAAGTAAAAAATATTGATGAGAAAACGGCCATCTTTAGACCACAACAAAATATAAGTTATAAAACAATAATTCAAGTGATGGATGCAGTTAGAAAAGTTGATCAGTCACATCCTCCACTTACGGGGCAATCAGTGAATGGAGTTGTTAAAACTACAAGAAAGTTATTTGACAATATAACATTTGAAACAATTATGTAG